The DNA region CCTCCATGAAATCTCTCTCGACCCATAACGAAAATCCACAAACCGCGTCACGACCGTTTGATAAGCACCGAGATGGTTTTGTAATGGGCGAAGGTTCGGCAACCTTGGTTTTAGAAGAGTACGAGCATGCCATCAAACGAAATGCCAAAATTTACGCAGAAATTGTGGGTTTTGCAGAGAGTTGCGATGCCAACCATATCACCACACCTACGGTACAAGGCCCGTTACGGTCGATGCAACAAGCGGTCAAAATGGCAGAAAAACGGGATGCGAATTTTGCTTTGGATTATATCAATGCGCATGCAACGTCCACGCCTGTTGGCGATAAAAATGAAACCGAAGCGATTAAACAACTCTTAGCGGGTAAACCCATACCACCTGTCTCTTCCACCAAAGGTGCAACGGGGCATTGTTTGGGTGCTAGTGGCATGATCGAAGCGGTGATTACCGTCTTAGCGATGCAAGAGAGCATCTTACCACCGACGATTAACTACACAGAAGCGGATTTGGAAAATCAGTGTGATTTGGACTATGTCCCCAATCAGGCACGTGCGCAAAAAATTAAATACGCCATGAGCAACTCGTTTGGTTTTGGTGGAACCAATGGAACGATCATCTTTAAAAATTTAGCGGTTTAGAGGAAAAGATGCAAACAATCGCCCAAGCTATACAGGACAAAGCGTATGAATTAGGGTACGAAAAGTGTGGTATTATCCCTTTAAGTATGATGCATGAATTTGAAGGTAAACTTGAAGAGCGTACAAGGAGTGTTCCTTCCTCATCTGGGTTTTATGAGCGTCAAAAACGCTTGATTGATCCTACGAAAACTTATCCTTGGGCAAAATCGATTGTCGTTGTCGCCGAGCGATATGGGCAGTATAAACTTCCGAGCAATCTTGCAGGGCATATCGGTAGACCCTATCTGTATGATGCACGGATTAATGAAAAAACCGAGGAATTTCAAAGAGGACTTTTGTTGGATGCGTATCTCAAAAGTTTAGGATTTCAAACAGCAACAGAGCGAAAGTATGGCTTAGTAGGGTTGCGTTGGGCAGCGATGAAAGCGGGCTTAGGGATCATTCGTCGTAACAACTTTTTTTACACAGAATCAGGATCGTGGGTGACGTTGTACGCATGGTTGATTGATGAAGAGATGACGCTTGTGGAAACAAACACCTTACCTTCGTGTCCTGAAAAATGTCAACGTTGCATCACGGCATGTCCTACCAAATCACTTTCAGCTCCTTATACCATGAATCCAATGCGTTGCATCTCCTTTTTAACAACCTTTGGAGGGCGTGACCTTCCTCATGAACCTTTGGCAAAAAGCTTTGGCGCGTGTATTTACGGCTGTGATATTTGCCAAGAAGTGTGTCCTATGAATCACAAAAAACTCAGTGATGAAAAAGAGTTCCCCGAACTTTTAGCATTAGCACCTTTTCTTTCAGCTGAGCGCATTATGGGGATGGACGAAGATTTTTACCGTGAACATATTCAACCCAAGTTTTTTTATCTCTCACCGGATGATCTTTGGAAATGGAAAGTCAATGTGCTCTGCTTTATGCAAAATAATTATCAAGAAAGTTTTAGACCCTACATTTTAGAGGCTCGCAGTGCTTCACATGAAAAAGTTCGTGAGATGGCAAACAGTATAATCTTTTAATATCCCATAAAGGAGAAATTATGCAACGGTTATTGGAAGGGAAAATCGCTCTTATCACAGGCGGTAGTTCAGGGATTGGTTTGGCTACGGCTGAAAAGTTTGCTAACGAAGGTGCTTATGTGTTTATCACAGGGCGTGATGCTGTAAAACTCCAAAAAGCCGAACAGCTGATCGGTCATGATGTCGTAGCACTTCAAGGCGATGTCGCTGACATGGAGGATTTAGAAAAAATCTTCACTGCCATTCAAGCGCAAAAAGGCAAACTTGACATCGTTTTTGCCAATGCCGCCGCTGCTGAGACTTCGATGTTGGAGAACATAACGATGGAGCATTATTACCGTGTTTTTGATACCAATGTCAAAGGGACAATTTTCACGGTACAACGTGCACTACCACTGCTCAGTGATGGTGCAAGTATCATCCTCACCGCATCCAAATCAGCCGTGAAAGGACGAGCAGGCTTTAGCGTTTATTCTGCGTCCAAAGCCGCCATTCGCAATCTCGCACGCAGTTGGTTGCTGGAGTTAAAAAACCGTCACATTCGCGTCAATGTCATCAGCCCAGGCTCTACCGCAACCCAAGGACTTGGAGCACTGTCAGGATCACCCGAAAACGTTGAATCTTTTTTTAACATCCTTAAAGAGCGCGTTCCTCTAGGCCGAATGGGACAACCCCACGAAATCGCCGCAGTGGTTGCTTTTATGGCATCAGAAGGGGCAAGTTTTATGAACGGAGCCGACATTCAAATAGACGGCGGTGAAGCACAAATATAGGTTTACATGTAAAGACAAAATAAAATCAAAACGGGCTTGACTTTAATTAGATATCTAATTATAATACTGCTTATGAAAAATCAAAGACTGATAACGCTTTCGAGCCGATTGGCTGAAAAAGCCAATAAATTTATCATTGCAGAGCTCAAAAAATATGAACTCTCTGACATTGCACCCAGTCATGGCGATATCTTAAGCCTTTTGTTTGATGGTAACGCTTACGAAATGGGCGAAATTGCCAAAAGAATTCATCGAACCAAACCAACGGTGACGGTTTTGATTGAAAAACTTGAGAAGAGTGGTTATGTCGAGCGTATAAAATCAGATGATGACGCCCTTTTTACCCGTGTTTCTTTAACGGCAAAGGGATTTGAATTGAAGCCTTTGTTTGAAACAATTTCTGAGCGGCTGAACCAATGTGCCTACCAAGGACTCACTGAAGCTGAAGCGATGTTGTTGGAAGTCTTACTTGAAAAAGCTGTCGTTAATTTTGAGAAGAGAGAGTAAATATTTATCTATTTAGTTAGATATCAAACTAAAATTTCAGGAGGGCTTAACAATCGTTATAGATGCATTTTTAAAGTTTTACAAGAAATCATATATCACAAATAAAAGGAAAAATTATGAATCCATCAGGAAAAAATTATAGTGTTCGCTCTTTGGGTAATGTAACATCATTAGGTCGTATTGAACTACATGAAGCATTAAGTCTTACAGGCTCAGAAGTTACTATCAACGAACTTCCCTCTGGTGTGAGTGTACCTTTTGTCCATGCCCACAAAAATAACGAAGAGGTCTATGTCGTTTTAAGTGGCAAGGGTTGGCTGTACATTGACGGCGATGAATTTGAGATCAAAGAGGGTGATGCCTTTAGAATTGACCCAAATGGAGCGCGTTGTATCAAAGCAGATAATGCCTCTACGCTTCGTTTTATCTGCATTCAAGCTAAGGCAAACAGTCTTGAGGGATTTACCCAAACGGATGGAATTCCCGTTGATGTGAAACCTTCTTGGCTATAAAGAAGAGATGATTTGCCCTTAAATTAGCAAGGGCAAATGTTTATTGGCATTTATTTTCTACGTTCACATCTAAGCCATTGAACATTATCTTCAACTTTTGAAAGATTCAATTCTTTTCTCAAATTATTACGTAAGCTATTTATTAAAGGGTCAAGTTCAAATTGACCGCCTGCAGCAACAGTAACGGCTAAATTTTTTGCAAGTTCAACTTGTTCTTGTGAGCCGAAGAGTTGTATATCAGCAAGAATATTTTCAAGTTTTTCATTTCGCTCATCGGTTAATTCTCTGTGAGAGACATCATTTGTTAATATTCGATAAGCATTGATAAGGTGTGTTATTGATATTTCTCTTTGTTTGTTTTTTAAATCACGTTTAGCCGTAAAAGAGTGTGCAATGAGCCATCCAAGAACTGCAAGACAAATTGTTATGATAATTTTAAGATATTCAAGTTCCATCTAAACCCTTTTACATGTAAAATAATTTTAGCAGTATCTTAACGCAAAAAATAAGAGATTTAGCCCTTAAAAATCAAGGGCTAAATCTCTTTACATGTAAATCTGTCCGCCACTCTCTTTAAAGTGTTCAGCTTGCTCTTCCAAGCCCTTTTCCAGCGCAATATTCACATCTTCTGCACCGATTTTTGCGGCGTAGTCACGAACATCTTGTGATATTTTCATCGAGCAAAATTTTGGTCCGCACATGGAACAGAAGTGGGCTACTTTGGCACTTTCTACTGGAAGTGTTTTGTCGTGGTACTCACGAGCGCGATCAGGGTCGAAGCCGATGTTGAACTGGTCGTACCATCTAAATTCAAAACGGGCTTTGCTCATAGCATTGTCGCGGATTTGTGCTCCCGGAAAACCTTTGGCGAGGTCTGCGGCGTGGGCGGCGATTTTGTAGGCGATGATGCCTTCTTTGACGTCTTCGCGGTTGGGTAAGCCTAAATGCTCTTTGGGCGTAACGTAGCAGAGCATCGCTGTACCGTACCAGCCGATTTGCGCTGCACCAATGGCTGAGGTGATGTGATCATAGCCTGGAGCGACATCGGTAACTAAGGGTCCAAGAGTGTAAAATGGCGCTTCAAAACAGTCCTCTAACTCTTTGGTCATGTTCTCTTTGATTTTTTGCATCGGGACGTGTCCCGGCCCTTCGATCATCACTTGGACGTCGTGTTTCCAAGCGATTTTGGTGAGTTCTCCTAAGGTTTCAAGCTCGGCAAATTGCGCTTCATCATTGGCATCGTAGAGTGAACCGGGACGTAAGCCATCGCCGAGTGAAAAGGCGACATCGTAGGCTTTCATGATGTCACAGATTTCTTCAAAATGGGTGTATAAAAAACTCTCTTTGTGATGGTGCAGACACCATTTTGCCATGATACTTCCACCCCGAGAGACAATGCCCGTGAGACGTTTCGCGGTCATTGGAACATAAGCGAGGCGCACACCTGCGTGAATGGTGAAGTAGTCCACGCCTTGTTCGGCTTGTTCGATGAGCGTGTCACGGTAGACCTCCCATGTCAAGTCTTCAGCGATGCCGTTTACTTTCTCGAGTGCTTGGTAAATCGGCACGGTTCCAATCGGCACAGCGGAGTTGCGAAGTATCCACTCCCTCGTTTCGTGGATGTTTTTACCTGTGGACAAATCCATAACGGTATCGCCACCCCAACGAGTTGACCAAAGCATTTTTTCGACCTCTTCCTCGATGGATGAGGTAGTAGCGGAGTTGCCAATGTTGGCGTTGATCTTGACCATGAAGTTACGTCCAATGATCATCGGTTCGGCTTCGGGATGGTTCACGTTGAGCGGAAGAACGGCGCGTCCTGCGGCGATCTCTTGACGGACAAACTCAGGGGTATAAATTTCAGGCAATTTTGCCCCAAAATGCTCGCCTTTGTGTTGAGAACCTAAGAGTTTATTTTGGCGTGCTACTTCAAGGTTGCAGTTTTCACGAATGGCGACATACTCCATCTCTGGGGTGATAATGCCTTTTCTGGCGTAGTGCATTTGGGTGATGTTTTTACCACTCATCGCACGGCGAGGCTTTTTAAGATTGGGGAAGCGAAGGGCGTTTAGTTCAGCGTCATCGTGGCGTTTGTGAAAATAGACAGAGCTAAAATCATCTAGTTGTTCGCTGTCAGCTCGCTCTTCAATCCATTTGGCACGTAGTGGCTCTAAGCCTTGGTGAAGGTCAATTTTGACATTGGGGTCGGTGTAAACGCCTGAAGTGTCATAGACGTGAAGCGGTGGATTTTCCTCAAAGCTACCATCGCGTAGCGACGTAGGGCTTAGGGTGATTTCGCGCATCGGGACTTGAATGTCAGCTCTTGTGCCTTGGATGTAAATTTTCTTGGAACTTGGGAAGTTTTGAATGTAGGATGCGTCTATTTTTTCGAGGTTGTCGAGTACTTTACTCATGAGTGTATCTCCTTATTTCCTACGCTGGCATTACCCAGATCAGGTTCGTGAAACCGCATTAACGGTTTCTTGGGGTGTGATCTCAGCTTTTTACAGCACCCCCACAGACTATAGACTTCTTTCATAACCCATTGAAAAAAGAGTATCGTCCATAGCACATCACTTTTCAAAACTAAAAACATCGCCATAGCTACGGCTATGACTCAATTTTGAGTTTTAAAAATTAACGCACTTTGAACAAACTCTTTATTTTTTCAAGAGTTATGAAAGAAGTCTAACGGTAAACAATTAAAAAAGAATTTGATTATACAGAGCTATGCAAAGAGGTGACTTAAGAAAAAAAGTTGGATTGGAAAAAGTAAGAATTTAGTAAAGATACGTTTCGATTGTTTACATGTAAAGCTTATCGGCCTATGACAAAGGTGCTGTTGTTGATGGTATAGAGCAAAGATTCTTCCAGTTTGATAGGCAGAGGAGCAGAGACATTGCCTAAAAATTCAGGCATATTGAGTTGATAGTCGCTGTTAGGGTTTTGTCCTTGGAGAATGACTTTAGCAGAGCCGATAATTTGATTGGCGATCTCTTTGAGGAGGTCATCCAAGTCATCTTCGCAGAGATTTTCTTCAAAGAGGAGATTTTTAGCAATTTCGTTCAGCGTTGCTTTCTCAAAAAAGAGATACCAAATATGCTCACACTCATTTTCGATCAAAGCAATAGCAGAGCCATAAAATTGTCCGCCTAGATTCTCCACAAAGTGTGGAATTTCACATAAAATAGTTGAACAAAAGTTTTCAGTCGCTTCAATCACAGCTTGCTTCATTGCTAACCCTTTAATATGCGCTATTGGCACATTATAGATTAATATAATTAAATTATGTATTAAAGAAAATACTCAGCAGAAATGTATTTTCAAAAAGGGATAATTCTTTACATGTAATCACTTTTTATACCAATAGTGGCGATAATTTTTTTGAAAAACGCTACAATGACGCTTCGATTTTTTACAAAGTAAGGGAATTTTATGCATGCAAAAGGGCTTTCACGAGGCTTGAAAAATAGACATGTCCAACTTATTGCATTGGGCGGAGCTATTGGAACAGGCTTGTTTTTGGGGGTTTCTACAACCGTTCAACTTACAGGTCCCGCGGTACTTTTAGGGTACGCGTTGGGTGGATTTATTGCATTTATGATTATGCGTCAACTGGGCGAAATGGTCGTCGAGGAGCCCGTTGCCGGCTCATTTAGCCATTTTGCAAACAAATACTGGCATCCGTTTGCGGGCTTTGCATCGGGTTGGAACTACTGGATTTTGTATGTTTTAGTCGGTATGGCAGAACTGACTGCCATCGGTACGTTTGTACACTTTTGGCTTCCCAATGTTCCAACATGGGCATCAGCGGCATTTTTCTTTATTTTGGTCAACCTTGTCAATTTAGTGAATGTTCGCATTTACGGCGAATTTGAGTTTTGGTTTTCCATCATCAAAGTAGCGGCGATTATCTCCATGATCGCGTTTGGTAGTTACTTACTCATCAGTGGAAACGGTGGTGAGACGGCTCATTTTAGTAACCTTTGGGCACTAGAGGGTGGATTTTTCCCACACGGTATCAAGGGTTTTTTAATGGCGATGGTGTTCATCATGTTCTCCTTTGGTGGACTTGAGCTGATCGGTATTGCCGCTGCTGAGACGGATGATCCAAGTCATACGATTCCACGCGCGACCAATCAAGTTATTTACCGGATTCTTATCTTTTACATTGGCGCACTGGCGGTTCTTCTTTCTCTCATGCCATGGATGAACATGACCAAAGATGTGACCCCATTTGTCATGGTATTTAGCAGTTTAAATGAAAACTTTGTCGCGCATGTACTCAACGCCATCGTTTTAACAGCGGCACTTTCCGTCTATAACAGCGGTGTTTATTCTAACTCACGTATGCTGTTTGGCTTAGCCGCGCAGGGTAATGCTCCTAAAATGCTGATGAAATTAAACGACAAAGGTGTTCCTGTTAATGCCGTACTTTTCTCTGCACTGATTACGGGTAGTTGTGTTGCGCTGAACTATTTTATGCCCGAAGATGCGTTTAAATTTTTAATGGCACTCGTGGTCTCTGCATTGGTCGTCAACTGGTTTATGATCAGCTTTGCGCACCTCAAATTTCGTTATGCGAAGATCAAAGAGGGTGTTGTCCCTAAATTTAAAGCGTTTTGGTTTCCTGTTGGCAACATCATCTGCATTCTTTTCTTTGCGATGATCTTGGTTATTATGCTGTTCATTGATGGCATTAATATCTCTGTTTACCTCATTCCTGCATAGATCGCACTCCTTGCGCTTGGGTACAAACTTTCTCGCAAATAACCTCTTGGTCTTTACATGTCAAAGTGTTTACATGTAAAGACCACTTTCTTGTGGTAACTCTTCGTTTAAATCGTTTATTAAGAGCGGTTGAAGTACAATCCAACATCTTGTAATTAAAGTTGGCATAGATGTTAGTAGTCCTTGGGCTATTTGGAATTATTGTAGGGTTTTGCTCTGGCTTCTTTGGTATTGGTGGTGGAACTATTTTAGTTCCTACGCTCATTTATCTTGGATTTGATATTAAAGTTGCTATTGGTATATCGGTGATGCAGATGATTTTTAGTTCAATGTTCGGATCGTACCACAATCATAAAGCGGGTGTTTTAGCTTTAAAC from Sulfurospirillum diekertiae includes:
- the fabF gene encoding beta-ketoacyl-ACP synthase II; this translates as MKRVVITGMDMITPLGYDMQTSFDNIIAGKSGITTISNFDASSLPVHFGGEIKAFDASIIMNPKDVKKTDRFIHLGIKTAIEAFKDAHFPEDGSIDFERFGIVGASAIGGLPRIEESAITLHEKGSSRISPFFIPASLVNLLGGHIAIMLGLKGPNLSSSTACAASNHAISEACRIIMLEQADIMLVTGSESALCALGISGFASMKSLSTHNENPQTASRPFDKHRDGFVMGEGSATLVLEEYEHAIKRNAKIYAEIVGFAESCDANHITTPTVQGPLRSMQQAVKMAEKRDANFALDYINAHATSTPVGDKNETEAIKQLLAGKPIPPVSSTKGATGHCLGASGMIEAVITVLAMQESILPPTINYTEADLENQCDLDYVPNQARAQKIKYAMSNSFGFGGTNGTIIFKNLAV
- a CDS encoding epoxyqueuosine reductase, with translation MQTIAQAIQDKAYELGYEKCGIIPLSMMHEFEGKLEERTRSVPSSSGFYERQKRLIDPTKTYPWAKSIVVVAERYGQYKLPSNLAGHIGRPYLYDARINEKTEEFQRGLLLDAYLKSLGFQTATERKYGLVGLRWAAMKAGLGIIRRNNFFYTESGSWVTLYAWLIDEEMTLVETNTLPSCPEKCQRCITACPTKSLSAPYTMNPMRCISFLTTFGGRDLPHEPLAKSFGACIYGCDICQEVCPMNHKKLSDEKEFPELLALAPFLSAERIMGMDEDFYREHIQPKFFYLSPDDLWKWKVNVLCFMQNNYQESFRPYILEARSASHEKVREMANSIIF
- a CDS encoding SDR family NAD(P)-dependent oxidoreductase, whose protein sequence is MQRLLEGKIALITGGSSGIGLATAEKFANEGAYVFITGRDAVKLQKAEQLIGHDVVALQGDVADMEDLEKIFTAIQAQKGKLDIVFANAAAAETSMLENITMEHYYRVFDTNVKGTIFTVQRALPLLSDGASIILTASKSAVKGRAGFSVYSASKAAIRNLARSWLLELKNRHIRVNVISPGSTATQGLGALSGSPENVESFFNILKERVPLGRMGQPHEIAAVVAFMASEGASFMNGADIQIDGGEAQI
- a CDS encoding MarR family winged helix-turn-helix transcriptional regulator, which produces MKNQRLITLSSRLAEKANKFIIAELKKYELSDIAPSHGDILSLLFDGNAYEMGEIAKRIHRTKPTVTVLIEKLEKSGYVERIKSDDDALFTRVSLTAKGFELKPLFETISERLNQCAYQGLTEAEAMLLEVLLEKAVVNFEKRE
- a CDS encoding cupin domain-containing protein, with product MNPSGKNYSVRSLGNVTSLGRIELHEALSLTGSEVTINELPSGVSVPFVHAHKNNEEVYVVLSGKGWLYIDGDEFEIKEGDAFRIDPNGARCIKADNASTLRFICIQAKANSLEGFTQTDGIPVDVKPSWL
- the thiC gene encoding phosphomethylpyrimidine synthase ThiC gives rise to the protein MSKVLDNLEKIDASYIQNFPSSKKIYIQGTRADIQVPMREITLSPTSLRDGSFEENPPLHVYDTSGVYTDPNVKIDLHQGLEPLRAKWIEERADSEQLDDFSSVYFHKRHDDAELNALRFPNLKKPRRAMSGKNITQMHYARKGIITPEMEYVAIRENCNLEVARQNKLLGSQHKGEHFGAKLPEIYTPEFVRQEIAAGRAVLPLNVNHPEAEPMIIGRNFMVKINANIGNSATTSSIEEEVEKMLWSTRWGGDTVMDLSTGKNIHETREWILRNSAVPIGTVPIYQALEKVNGIAEDLTWEVYRDTLIEQAEQGVDYFTIHAGVRLAYVPMTAKRLTGIVSRGGSIMAKWCLHHHKESFLYTHFEEICDIMKAYDVAFSLGDGLRPGSLYDANDEAQFAELETLGELTKIAWKHDVQVMIEGPGHVPMQKIKENMTKELEDCFEAPFYTLGPLVTDVAPGYDHITSAIGAAQIGWYGTAMLCYVTPKEHLGLPNREDVKEGIIAYKIAAHAADLAKGFPGAQIRDNAMSKARFEFRWYDQFNIGFDPDRAREYHDKTLPVESAKVAHFCSMCGPKFCSMKISQDVRDYAAKIGAEDVNIALEKGLEEQAEHFKESGGQIYM
- a CDS encoding chemotaxis protein CheX; its protein translation is MKQAVIEATENFCSTILCEIPHFVENLGGQFYGSAIALIENECEHIWYLFFEKATLNEIAKNLLFEENLCEDDLDDLLKEIANQIIGSAKVILQGQNPNSDYQLNMPEFLGNVSAPLPIKLEESLLYTINNSTFVIGR
- a CDS encoding amino acid permease; amino-acid sequence: MHAKGLSRGLKNRHVQLIALGGAIGTGLFLGVSTTVQLTGPAVLLGYALGGFIAFMIMRQLGEMVVEEPVAGSFSHFANKYWHPFAGFASGWNYWILYVLVGMAELTAIGTFVHFWLPNVPTWASAAFFFILVNLVNLVNVRIYGEFEFWFSIIKVAAIISMIAFGSYLLISGNGGETAHFSNLWALEGGFFPHGIKGFLMAMVFIMFSFGGLELIGIAAAETDDPSHTIPRATNQVIYRILIFYIGALAVLLSLMPWMNMTKDVTPFVMVFSSLNENFVAHVLNAIVLTAALSVYNSGVYSNSRMLFGLAAQGNAPKMLMKLNDKGVPVNAVLFSALITGSCVALNYFMPEDAFKFLMALVVSALVVNWFMISFAHLKFRYAKIKEGVVPKFKAFWFPVGNIICILFFAMILVIMLFIDGINISVYLIPA